In Candidatus Babeliales bacterium, a single genomic region encodes these proteins:
- a CDS encoding metal ABC transporter ATP-binding protein, translating into MIDLKNNANLMLDTRDSASVKTTERTSKPAAPAEAIGEGREYDECAIAVKDLTVAYHEKPVIWDLDFFVPTGTLLGIIGPNGSGKTTLLKSILGIIQPTTGSIKIFGQPYNHATHSIAYVPQKSSVDWSFPTDVFDVVLMGRYGHLSLFRRPTQKDREIADQALKMVNMEQFATRHISQLSGGQQQRVFLARALAQQADIFILDEPFAGIDIVTEQIILKLLQQLRDQGKTIIVVHHDITTVKKYFDWTFLMNIKHIALGPTETVLTPENIALTFQAPNLFNDDVNDSI; encoded by the coding sequence ATGATCGACTTAAAAAATAATGCCAATTTAATGCTGGATACCCGGGATTCCGCCTCCGTTAAAACTACGGAACGGACAAGCAAGCCCGCCGCGCCCGCCGAAGCTATCGGCGAAGGCCGGGAGTACGACGAGTGCGCCATTGCTGTAAAAGATCTCACGGTTGCCTACCATGAAAAACCGGTTATATGGGATCTTGATTTTTTTGTTCCAACAGGAACATTACTAGGCATTATCGGGCCTAATGGCAGCGGAAAAACAACACTTCTTAAATCTATTCTTGGAATTATACAACCGACAACCGGTTCTATAAAAATTTTTGGTCAGCCGTACAATCACGCTACGCACAGCATCGCTTACGTTCCTCAGAAAAGTTCTGTTGATTGGTCTTTTCCAACCGATGTGTTTGACGTAGTGCTCATGGGTCGCTATGGACATCTTTCACTCTTCAGACGCCCTACACAAAAAGATCGCGAAATTGCTGACCAAGCTTTAAAAATGGTTAATATGGAGCAGTTTGCCACTCGACACATAAGTCAACTTTCTGGCGGGCAACAGCAACGCGTTTTTCTTGCTCGAGCACTCGCGCAGCAAGCTGATATCTTTATTTTAGATGAACCTTTTGCTGGAATCGATATCGTTACAGAACAAATTATTTTAAAACTTTTACAACAACTACGCGACCAAGGCAAAACAATTATCGTTGTGCATCATGATATAACTACGGTAAAAAAATATTTTGACTGGACGTTTTTGATGAACATAAAGCATATTGCTTTAGGACCAACAGAAACAGTTTTAACGCCTGAAAACATTGCGCTCACTTTTCAAGCACCTAATCTTTTTAATGATGACGTCAATGATTCAATTTGA
- a CDS encoding iron chelate uptake ABC transporter family permease subunit: MIQFDQTLLLILCGTGLLAISSGIMGCFVLLQRKSLFGDTIAHATLPGIAGIFLLTSSKLPLMLMLGGIISAGIGALAINYIIQNSTLKKDTALGIVLATSFGLGTALLSKIQTYPTAHQAGIAKYLLGNASTILYSDFYMIVAVMAVNLICLKLFFSEYKIFLFNPEYGKAIGVPTQKISLLLTMTTMLTIVVGLQTVGVILISALLIAPAAAARQWTESFSTMIFLSSCFAIFSTITGTLLSSAVVHLPTGPTIVVIATLVTFLSILIAPRGVLTEWLTKKSQVKKIHALKMLSHFMLFNESKTDPYHPHDVKALQVIGKQAAKATLLYLEKQGLIESTQKNFWRLTPKGFAWAIKHHKGHAS; encoded by the coding sequence ATGATTCAATTTGATCAAACACTACTTTTAATTCTTTGCGGAACCGGACTTCTTGCGATCAGTTCTGGAATTATGGGTTGCTTTGTACTACTTCAAAGAAAAAGTTTATTTGGTGACACGATTGCTCACGCAACGCTGCCAGGCATTGCTGGAATTTTTTTACTTACAAGTAGCAAGCTCCCTTTGATGCTTATGCTCGGAGGCATTATTTCTGCCGGCATTGGAGCTCTGGCAATCAATTATATTATCCAAAACTCAACACTCAAAAAAGATACAGCGCTTGGCATCGTGCTTGCAACTTCGTTTGGACTCGGCACCGCGCTACTCAGCAAAATTCAAACATACCCAACAGCTCATCAAGCCGGCATCGCAAAATATTTACTCGGTAATGCCTCAACGATTTTATACAGTGACTTTTATATGATTGTAGCCGTCATGGCAGTAAATCTCATATGCTTAAAACTATTTTTCAGCGAGTATAAGATTTTTTTATTCAACCCAGAGTACGGCAAAGCTATAGGCGTTCCCACGCAAAAAATATCTCTACTTTTAACCATGACAACCATGCTGACTATTGTTGTCGGACTGCAAACTGTCGGCGTCATACTCATTAGCGCACTTTTAATAGCACCTGCTGCAGCAGCTCGTCAATGGACGGAAAGTTTTTCAACAATGATTTTTTTAAGCTCATGTTTTGCAATTTTTTCCACAATAACTGGAACCCTTTTAAGTAGCGCAGTAGTTCACTTGCCAACAGGTCCAACCATTGTAGTCATTGCAACACTAGTTACTTTTCTATCAATTTTGATCGCTCCACGCGGAGTACTTACAGAGTGGCTTACAAAAAAATCACAAGTTAAAAAAATTCATGCATTAAAAATGCTTTCACATTTTATGCTATTTAATGAAAGCAAAACAGATCCGTACCATCCGCACGATGTCAAAGCCCTTCAAGTCATTGGTAAACAAGCTGCAAAGGCAACACTGCTTTACCTTGAAAAGCAAGGCTTGATCGAATCAACTCAAAAAAACTTCTGGCGACTTACGCCCAAAGGTTTTGCATGGGCAATAAAGCATCATAAGGGGCACGCATCATGA